In one Catenovulum adriaticum genomic region, the following are encoded:
- the galK gene encoding galactokinase: MSRQDLVTKAYQAYFGQAPELVCHGPGRVNLIGEHTDYNGGFVFPAAINFGTDIAASLRDDRQVNVRALDFDNQLVSFSLDQIEFDEVHTWSNYIRGVLIALLQDYPEIKGVDFVVSGNVPQGAGLSSSASFEIAVLKCFASLNNLPLTGVQAALKGQQAENEFVGCSCGIMDQLISAMGKKDQAMLLDCRSLEFKHSSLPEGFNLFIVNSNVKRGLVDSEYNLRREQCEEAAKAMGLESLRDANLAQLESDKDKMSDVAYLRARHVISENDRTLAMCDALNNGETAKVSELMRASHMSMKDDFAITTSQIDFLVETIHQELGDQGGVRMTGGGFGGCVVALVPDNLVDKIKATIEAKYQAETGLKESIFICTAEQGAFA, from the coding sequence ATGTCTAGACAAGATTTAGTAACTAAGGCGTATCAAGCGTATTTTGGACAAGCGCCAGAATTAGTTTGCCATGGCCCAGGCCGTGTTAATTTAATTGGTGAGCACACAGATTATAACGGCGGCTTTGTGTTTCCTGCAGCGATTAACTTTGGTACTGATATTGCCGCTTCGCTGCGTGATGATCGTCAAGTGAATGTGCGCGCTTTAGATTTTGATAATCAATTGGTTAGTTTTTCATTGGATCAAATTGAATTCGATGAAGTGCACACTTGGAGTAATTACATCCGTGGTGTATTAATTGCTTTATTGCAAGATTATCCTGAAATCAAAGGGGTTGATTTTGTGGTTTCTGGTAATGTGCCTCAGGGTGCAGGTTTAAGCTCGTCAGCTTCTTTTGAGATTGCGGTATTAAAATGTTTTGCCAGTTTAAATAATTTACCATTAACGGGTGTTCAAGCAGCGTTAAAAGGCCAGCAAGCAGAAAACGAATTTGTTGGTTGTTCATGTGGCATTATGGACCAACTTATTTCAGCAATGGGTAAAAAAGATCAAGCTATGTTACTTGATTGTCGCTCACTTGAATTTAAGCATAGTTCGTTACCTGAAGGTTTTAATTTATTTATCGTCAACTCAAATGTTAAACGTGGTTTGGTTGATAGTGAATATAATTTACGTCGTGAACAGTGTGAAGAAGCAGCAAAAGCGATGGGCTTAGAAAGCTTACGCGATGCAAATTTGGCACAATTAGAATCAGATAAAGATAAAATGTCTGACGTTGCTTATTTAAGAGCGCGCCACGTCATTTCAGAAAACGACCGAACTTTGGCCATGTGTGATGCGTTAAATAATGGCGAAACAGCTAAAGTCAGTGAATTAATGCGTGCTTCGCATATGTCTATGAAAGATGACTTTGCGATCACAACGTCGCAAATCGACTTTTTAGTTGAAACGATTCATCAAGAGTTAGGTGACCAAGGCGGCGTTCGAATGACTGGTGGTGGTTTTGGTGGTTGTGTTGTTGCTTTAGTACCAGATAATTTAGTTGATAAAATTAAAGCCACAATCGAAGCTAAATATCAAGCTGAAACTGGTTTGAAAGAATCTATCTTCATTTGTACTGCAGAGCAGGGCGCGTTCGCTTAA
- a CDS encoding UDP-glucose--hexose-1-phosphate uridylyltransferase — translation MTTEFDPTEHPHRRYNPMIGEWVLVSPHRAKRPWQGQSETPDTEQRPSYDEKCFLCPGNTRINGEVNPKYTSTFVFTNDFAALKDDTPAASNDDPLFTMATEQGCSRVICFSPDHSKTLPELSISEITDVVNTWQAETAELSKTYNWIQVFENKGAMMGCSNPHPHGQIWAQNQLPTLANKKLVNFAKYQQEQGSNLLEDYVKREVESGERTVCLNDDWIVVVPYWAAWPFETLLLPRFSVSRITELNDEQKASLADIIKQVTTRYDNLFNCSFPYSMGWHGAPFDGQDHQDWTLHAHFFPPLLRSATVRKFMVGYEMMAESQRDITPEQAAERLRAVPATHYKENI, via the coding sequence TAATCCAATGATAGGTGAGTGGGTTTTAGTTTCTCCACACCGAGCGAAGCGTCCTTGGCAAGGCCAGTCTGAGACACCAGACACAGAGCAGCGACCATCATATGACGAAAAGTGTTTTTTATGCCCGGGCAATACGCGTATTAACGGAGAAGTCAATCCTAAATATACGTCAACGTTTGTTTTTACTAACGACTTTGCCGCATTAAAAGACGACACGCCTGCTGCATCAAATGATGACCCATTATTCACAATGGCAACAGAGCAAGGCTGTAGTCGAGTGATTTGCTTTTCGCCGGATCATAGTAAAACTTTACCTGAATTATCGATTTCTGAAATTACGGATGTCGTTAATACGTGGCAAGCTGAAACAGCTGAGCTTTCAAAAACTTATAATTGGATTCAAGTATTTGAAAACAAAGGCGCCATGATGGGATGCTCTAATCCTCACCCGCATGGGCAAATTTGGGCTCAAAACCAGTTGCCTACGTTGGCGAATAAAAAATTAGTTAATTTTGCTAAGTACCAACAAGAACAAGGTTCAAATTTACTTGAAGATTACGTGAAACGTGAAGTTGAATCAGGTGAGCGTACGGTTTGCCTAAACGATGATTGGATCGTTGTTGTTCCTTATTGGGCCGCTTGGCCTTTTGAAACCTTATTGTTACCACGCTTTAGTGTAAGTCGTATCACAGAGTTAAATGATGAACAAAAAGCTTCTTTAGCTGACATTATTAAACAAGTGACTACTCGTTACGATAATTTATTTAATTGTTCGTTTCCTTATTCTATGGGATGGCATGGCGCACCTTTTGATGGACAAGATCATCAAGATTGGACATTACATGCGCATTTTTTCCCGCCGTTATTGCGTTCTGCAACTGTTCGTAAATTTATGGTGGGCTATGAAATGATGGCGGAATCACAACGTGATATTACGCCAGAACAAGCCGCGGAGCGTTTACGCGCTGTTCCTGCAACACATTACAAAGAGAATATATAA